A genomic segment from Candidatus Brocadia sinica JPN1 encodes:
- the arcC gene encoding carbamate kinase, with protein MKKTKAVVIALGGNALIREGQQGTIAEQFENVQKSLDGIIYCLKQGFEVVITHGNGPQVGNLLLMVEASRNQVPEISLGVCVADTEGAIGYMIQQSLTNRLRKEKIDRCVVTVLTQVIVDKDDKAFSNPTKPIGPFFTKEEAENFRREKGWHIVEDSHRGYRRVVPSPNPLKIVEERAIKTLLGAGEIVIAAGGGGIPVILKEDGDLEGVDVVIDKDLASSVLARDTKADCLMMLTGVEHAFLNFKQSNEQALSRLTVNEAQRYFQEGHFPPGSMGPKIQAAMNFLTWGGELAIITSIDKVKDALDGRTGTKIIKNSI; from the coding sequence ATGAAGAAAACCAAAGCTGTCGTCATTGCCTTAGGAGGAAATGCCCTTATCAGGGAGGGACAACAGGGCACGATTGCAGAGCAATTTGAGAATGTCCAGAAGAGTCTGGATGGCATTATCTATTGCTTAAAGCAGGGCTTTGAGGTGGTCATTACCCATGGAAATGGACCCCAGGTAGGTAATCTGTTACTCATGGTAGAGGCCAGCCGGAATCAGGTACCCGAGATTTCCCTGGGCGTCTGTGTGGCAGACACCGAAGGCGCGATAGGGTATATGATTCAACAATCCTTAACAAATCGATTACGAAAAGAAAAAATCGACAGATGTGTCGTCACCGTTTTGACGCAGGTCATAGTCGATAAAGATGACAAGGCATTTTCAAATCCCACCAAACCCATTGGACCCTTTTTTACGAAAGAAGAAGCAGAGAACTTTCGCCGGGAGAAAGGCTGGCACATTGTTGAAGACAGCCACAGGGGATACCGTCGGGTGGTTCCTTCACCAAACCCGTTGAAAATTGTGGAAGAAAGGGCTATAAAAACCCTATTAGGGGCTGGCGAAATTGTCATAGCCGCTGGTGGAGGTGGTATCCCTGTTATTCTGAAAGAAGACGGAGATTTAGAGGGGGTTGACGTTGTTATTGATAAAGACCTTGCCTCCAGTGTCCTGGCACGGGATACGAAAGCTGATTGTCTCATGATGCTTACCGGAGTAGAACACGCCTTTTTAAACTTCAAGCAATCGAATGAGCAGGCATTAAGCAGGTTAACAGTAAATGAAGCCCAAAGATATTTCCAGGAGGGCCATTTCCCGCCGGGAAGCATGGGACCAAAGATTCAGGCGGCCATGAATTTTTTAACCTGGGGCGGTGAGCTGGCAATCATCACGTCCATTGATAAGGTCAAAGATGCCCTGGATGGCCGTACTGGTACAAAAATTATAAAAAATTCAATTTGA
- a CDS encoding cyclic 2,3-diphosphoglycerate synthase, giving the protein MTNRKRIIIMGAAGRDFHNFNVHFRDNPEYEVILFTAAQIPNIAQRQYPPSLAGKLYPGGIPIEPEENLASLIKLHAIDEVVFSYSDVSHEYVMHKASLVNAAGAQFTLLSPKQTMIKSKRTVIAVCAVRTGSGKSPASRRVCEILKGMRKKVVVIRHPMPYGDLSRQRLQRFASYDDLKKHDCTIEEIEEYEPHLEQHTIVYAGVDYAAILTEAEKEADIIVWDGGNNDTPFYVPDIHITLADPHRPGHEISYYPGETNLLLADIVVISKEDTAKPENISLVKGHAKQSNPNAIIVDAALPVTVENPDRIQGKRVLIIEDGPTLTHGGMAFGAGTLAAERYGAKEIIDPRPYAIGSIAETFEKHPHIGGLLPAMGYGHSQMEELSETIHRVPCDTVIIGTPIDLRKLISIDKPTDRVRYNLQEISTPTLKELLETRLR; this is encoded by the coding sequence ATGACAAACAGAAAAAGAATCATCATTATGGGGGCTGCCGGGAGAGATTTCCATAATTTCAATGTCCACTTCCGTGATAATCCCGAATATGAAGTAATTTTATTTACAGCAGCACAGATACCGAATATTGCACAAAGGCAATACCCTCCTTCTCTGGCAGGCAAGTTATACCCCGGCGGAATTCCCATTGAACCTGAAGAAAACCTGGCATCCCTCATCAAACTCCATGCGATTGATGAGGTGGTATTCTCTTATAGCGACGTATCGCACGAGTACGTTATGCACAAGGCCAGCCTTGTAAATGCAGCAGGCGCGCAATTTACCCTCCTTAGTCCAAAACAAACCATGATAAAAAGCAAAAGGACAGTCATTGCTGTCTGCGCAGTCAGAACCGGCAGTGGCAAGAGTCCCGCTTCACGAAGGGTCTGCGAGATTCTAAAAGGAATGAGGAAAAAGGTTGTTGTTATAAGACATCCGATGCCTTATGGTGACCTTTCCCGACAGCGCCTGCAACGATTCGCTTCATATGATGACTTGAAAAAACACGATTGTACCATTGAAGAAATCGAAGAATATGAGCCTCATCTGGAACAACACACGATCGTGTATGCAGGTGTGGATTATGCAGCAATTCTTACGGAGGCTGAAAAGGAGGCGGATATTATCGTATGGGATGGTGGCAATAATGACACCCCTTTCTATGTACCCGATATTCATATTACCCTTGCAGACCCGCACAGGCCTGGACATGAGATTAGCTACTATCCAGGAGAAACCAATCTTCTCCTGGCAGATATTGTCGTCATCAGCAAGGAAGATACTGCAAAGCCAGAAAATATAAGCCTTGTTAAAGGGCATGCAAAACAGTCAAATCCCAATGCTATTATCGTAGATGCTGCATTGCCTGTAACGGTTGAAAACCCTGATCGCATACAAGGCAAGCGTGTATTAATCATCGAGGATGGCCCAACCCTGACACATGGAGGTATGGCTTTTGGCGCCGGAACCCTTGCAGCAGAACGTTATGGAGCAAAAGAGATCATCGACCCAAGACCTTATGCCATAGGGTCGATTGCCGAAACCTTTGAGAAACATCCACACATCGGCGGCCTCTTACCGGCTATGGGTTATGGTCATTCGCAGATGGAAGAGTTGAGCGAAACGATACACCGAGTTCCCTGCGACACGGTAATTATCGGCACCCCTATCGACCTGAGAAAGCTCATATCCATTGACAAACCCACCGACCGTGTTCGGTATAATTTACAGGAAATAAGCACACCTACACTCAAAGAACTCCTTGAAACAAGGCTACGATGA
- a CDS encoding dTMP kinase, with product MQGKLMVITGIDGSGKTVQTKLLYERLLKEGYPAVITDFPQYGKTFFADMVAKYLKGKFGSADSVSPYLASLLYAGDRWECKEQINNWLGEGKIIVSNRYVCDNMAHQGGKISNPAEKESFFQWLDKLEHQVFAVPRSNLNILLYVPAEIAYHLIEKKEQRSYLSGEKKDIHEEDINHLRYAQQTFLEIAKGKKDWITIDCTGNGMLLSTQFIADKVWHAVKSTLQKQQQDTL from the coding sequence ATGCAGGGAAAGCTTATGGTCATTACAGGTATCGATGGCAGCGGTAAGACGGTACAGACAAAACTTTTGTACGAGCGCTTGCTAAAAGAGGGATACCCCGCCGTTATCACTGACTTCCCTCAGTATGGAAAAACTTTCTTTGCTGACATGGTCGCAAAATACCTCAAGGGTAAATTCGGTAGCGCAGACTCCGTGAGTCCTTATCTGGCCTCACTTCTCTACGCGGGAGACCGCTGGGAGTGCAAGGAACAGATAAACAACTGGCTTGGTGAAGGCAAGATTATCGTATCAAACCGCTATGTGTGCGACAACATGGCCCACCAGGGCGGTAAAATCAGTAACCCTGCGGAGAAAGAAAGTTTTTTCCAGTGGCTGGACAAATTGGAACACCAGGTATTCGCCGTTCCGCGATCAAACTTAAACATCCTGTTATACGTGCCAGCCGAGATCGCTTATCATCTTATAGAAAAAAAAGAACAACGCTCTTATCTGTCAGGCGAAAAGAAGGATATCCACGAAGAGGACATCAATCACTTACGATACGCACAACAAACTTTTCTGGAAATTGCCAAAGGAAAAAAGGACTGGATAACTATTGATTGCACAGGAAACGGTATGTTGTTATCCACACAGTTCATTGCGGATAAGGTATGGCACGCGGTAAAAAGCACCTTACAAAAACAGCAACAGGATACCTTATGA
- a CDS encoding M20 family metallopeptidase yields the protein MNNSSSNNLVNRVKNYMQNEEKEIVDLTCKLINARTENPPGDEILAVRIVEDFFQSLRIPYKIFEKVKNRANIVGYIGKGSPALLVACHLDVVPAGDDWKRNPFDAWIENGRIYGRGASDNKGQMASMMAVARFLKENESRLKGQFILAGVADEERGSTLGLEYLVNECGIKADYAIIPDVAHNMQLIDVTEKGALFLEITSHGKQAHGSRPETGINAIWNMIPLLERIKQLKFQKTSHPLHTPPTFNLGSIQSGTAPNIVPALCKAQIDIRYLPDDSADNIVNNIKNIIKEVEAQYSAKFDLRVISNQIPTVVPIDNPLVGLISKHTLAVLGTRPQPKGMSGATVTKQLIQKGIIAVGFGPGDETEAHATNESINIKELVDFAQIMSLIALDILS from the coding sequence ATGAATAATTCATCTTCGAACAATCTCGTGAATCGTGTGAAAAACTACATGCAAAATGAGGAAAAGGAAATTGTCGACCTTACCTGCAAATTAATAAACGCAAGGACCGAGAATCCCCCCGGCGATGAAATCCTTGCGGTACGTATTGTTGAGGACTTCTTTCAATCATTGCGGATTCCATATAAAATTTTTGAGAAGGTAAAGAACAGGGCAAATATCGTTGGATACATAGGCAAAGGCTCTCCTGCATTGCTGGTTGCATGCCATTTAGACGTTGTACCGGCGGGTGACGACTGGAAACGGAACCCCTTTGATGCGTGGATAGAAAATGGACGCATCTACGGAAGGGGTGCCTCTGACAATAAGGGACAAATGGCATCCATGATGGCCGTTGCAAGATTTCTCAAAGAGAATGAATCCAGATTAAAAGGGCAATTCATATTAGCAGGTGTTGCCGATGAGGAACGGGGTTCCACCCTTGGCTTGGAATATTTAGTGAATGAATGCGGCATCAAAGCCGATTACGCTATTATTCCTGACGTTGCGCATAATATGCAGTTAATCGATGTAACAGAAAAAGGAGCATTATTTTTAGAAATCACGTCACATGGCAAACAGGCACACGGCTCCCGGCCGGAAACAGGGATAAATGCCATATGGAATATGATACCCTTGCTGGAACGTATAAAACAATTAAAGTTCCAAAAAACATCACATCCGCTCCATACCCCACCTACTTTTAATCTTGGATCAATCCAGAGTGGAACAGCCCCGAATATAGTACCTGCCCTCTGCAAGGCACAGATTGACATTCGCTATTTGCCGGATGATTCAGCCGATAACATTGTCAACAATATAAAAAATATTATTAAAGAAGTAGAGGCCCAGTATTCCGCAAAATTTGACTTAAGAGTCATCTCAAACCAGATACCCACTGTCGTCCCTATCGACAATCCTTTGGTGGGGTTAATTTCAAAGCACACTTTAGCAGTATTGGGAACCAGGCCACAACCGAAAGGAATGTCTGGCGCGACGGTAACAAAGCAACTCATTCAAAAGGGTATAATAGCCGTTGGGTTTGGCCCGGGCGATGAGACCGAGGCACATGCAACAAACGAATCCATCAATATTAAGGAACTGGTTGATTTTGCTCAAATTATGTCATTGATTGCCCTTGATATATTATCGTAA
- a CDS encoding polyprenol monophosphomannose synthase yields MKTYVMIPTYNERENIGKLIQEIVNLKIQDLHIVVVDDNSPDGTSEVVTNLSKKHPEVELLLRATERGRGSAGIAGFKYALEHGADSVIEMDADFSHHPKYIPHLLEALHDADMVIGSRFISGGKDVNRGIIRKAITILAGIYVRVLLGLKIKDVSSGYRCFKRKVLEAIELDSVVSTGPSIVSEVFYRAHLKGFSIKEIPIEFEDRTHGQTKLNYKILVKTLLMVLKFKRLNKKGLLFKPSIGN; encoded by the coding sequence ATGAAAACATACGTAATGATCCCGACTTATAATGAACGGGAAAACATAGGAAAATTAATCCAGGAAATAGTAAATCTCAAAATTCAAGACCTTCATATTGTCGTTGTGGATGACAACTCACCTGACGGCACATCTGAGGTGGTAACAAATCTGTCAAAAAAACATCCTGAGGTGGAACTGCTTCTCAGGGCAACCGAAAGAGGACGGGGCTCGGCTGGTATCGCCGGTTTCAAATATGCCCTGGAACACGGGGCCGACTCTGTAATCGAAATGGATGCAGATTTCTCTCATCACCCCAAATACATTCCTCACTTATTAGAAGCGCTCCATGATGCCGATATGGTCATTGGTTCCCGGTTTATAAGCGGCGGGAAAGATGTCAACAGGGGTATCATACGCAAGGCAATCACAATCCTGGCGGGTATCTATGTAAGAGTTCTGTTAGGATTAAAGATCAAAGACGTTTCTTCAGGTTACCGATGCTTTAAACGAAAGGTACTGGAGGCAATAGAGCTGGACTCCGTGGTCTCAACCGGCCCGTCCATCGTATCTGAGGTATTTTACCGGGCACACTTGAAGGGCTTTTCGATCAAGGAAATCCCCATTGAATTTGAAGATCGTACACACGGTCAAACAAAACTCAATTACAAAATCCTTGTAAAAACCCTCCTCATGGTCTTAAAATTCAAACGATTGAATAAAAAGGGATTGTTGTTTAAACCATCCATAGGAAACTAA